GTTGGTGCAATCTGCAATAAGCGGCATACTGTTTTAAACAGCCTATATATACGTCTATGGTACGCTTTGCATAATTGCGTTGCAGCATTTTTTGCTCTACAAACTGATATACCGTTACCACTTTCATAGTACGAAAGTAGCTTAAAAAAAAGTAATAATTTAAAAAAGATAAAACTTAATCGTATATTAACCGTTAGTAACGGATAATAAGTAAAGTATTAATAGTAAAGGAATATACGTGATAAATAAATGTAAAATTTGCAAAAAAGAATTAAAAAGAAGAAGAGATAATACCGATTAGGAATATATAATAGTCCTATGTCGGCTACGCCTTATTGTACTAAATATATTATACACCATATAAATTAGCATATAGGATAATACCGCTTTGATAGCCGTTTAGAACAATCATTGGTCTATTACGGATATCCATGCGGTATTGCTCTACCGAGATTTACCATTATAAAACACAAAAATAGATTAGACTATTTTGTGTTGACAATTGGTATAAATGTATTAATCTATTGGCATTTACGTAATTTGATGATTGGGATTACCGTATGCACGGCAATGACGTTTTGGAGGGAGTTCAATAAATCTACCACGTTTGTCATCCTGACGATAAGAAGCCTGCCTACGGCAGTCCGGCATCTTGTTTTTTTACTTGATTGAGATTGCCACAAAAATTACTCCTCCGTTATAATTTTCTCGCAAAGACGAATGGGAGTGGTAATGACGTTTACAAATTACACCAACCGTTAAAACTAACTTTATGTATTTCTAATTGGTACTACTCCACTAACACCTTAAAAACTTTGCCTGATTGCTGCTCTTTTAAAATATAATAGCCTTTTTGCTCAAAGTAATATGGTGTGTTTTCTTTTGTTTGCAATGAAATGTTATCAATAAACCGCCCTAAAACATCATAAATATCTATTTCTACGGCAAAGGTATTATCATTAATTATTAATACTTTTCCTTCATTAGGATTAGGATAAATAGAAACTTTTGTTTCTTCACTTACAACTTGTTTTATAGGAACTGTAGATTCATACGTTTGAGCCAATTTAACCGCCTCAAAAGCATTAATTCTCCCGTAGCCCATTTCTTCATTCCAAGTGCCATACACATCTACAGAGTCATAATTATATGCTCCCACCCTTTCTGCCGTAATACGCAAAATATTTTTTACATCGCGAGCATGCAAGCTATCGTTTACACTCAAAATTAAAGCTCCTACTCCGGCAGCATTGGGGCAGGCAGCACTTGTGCCGTTAAAAGTGAAAGTGTAACTTCCCGAATTATATCCATTACCGCCCGTCATATCTGTAGTGGCTATTTTTACTCCCGGAGCTACTACATCTAACATATCGCCATAACTGCTTCCCCAATTTTCAGAAGAACAATCCGTAGGATTTTTTCTTTCATCGCACATAGAACTGGCTCCTACGGCTATGGTTGTATATAAATCTGCCGGCCAAAGCACATCTGCATCATCTTCATTTCCGGAAGAGAAAAACATAGGCACACCAAAACCATTTCTTCCTTGATAATAAGCCGCTTCTATTTCGTCTGAAACCAATTGCGTATTAATATTTAAAAATGCTATGTGCAAAGGCAATAATCCGGCAGAAACACTCATAACATCTGCATTAGCATATCTCCACGCATAGGCAGAACCATTTAATAAAGCGTCTGTTGAAGTAGTTGGCTGCACTCCTATCCCACTACCATAATCTTTGTAGTAAAAAATTCGGATAGGTACAATTTGACAAAGATTAGCAATTCCCGCTATTCCTTTATTATTATCAGCTACTGCGGCTGCTATTCCGGCACAAGCTGTTCCGTGTCCATCACTGCTAAAATTTGGCGTAGGATAGCCTTCTGTATCAGATGTATCATTTGCAAATCCATCATAACCTTGAAGTAAGTTTGGTTTTAAATCTTCATGTGTAGTATCTACTCCGCTATCTAAGATTGCTATTTTTATAGATACACTTCCTTGCGTTATTGTCCAGGCTGAATCTACACTCATATCTGCACCCGGTGTGCCACCTCCTTGGTTTGCTGTTCCATTATTTTCTATTGCCCACTGGTAGCTGTAATAAGTATCGCTACTGGTACTTTGCATTGTAAAAAATTGATTAGCCTGCACATAAGCACACCAATTTTGTGATTTAATTTCATTTATTTTGGCATTTAGTTCATCTATATTTTTAGCATCAGTTTCTATACTATATATATTAGGAATGAATGGATTGGCTTCCATTTTATACAATTTTGTAATATTTTCACTTAAATTTCCATTTGTTTTAAGCAATATTTTATTGGTTTCAAAACACAAAACATTGTCCTTTACTCTAACATTAGCATAATAACAAAATGAAGATAAATTTACCTGAGTAGCATTTTTTATAAGTGCATATTCATTATGCTCTGTAAAAGTTAATATTTCCCCTCCATTTTCTTTAATACTTTTTACAAATTCTTGTTTATTTACATCACATAATTTAACAGCTACAATTTCTGCGTGAGAACAAAAAATAAAAAACGATAAAACAAAAGATAAAGCAGTTTTCATATAAAATTTTCACTAAAGATAATGAAAGATGTTAAAAAATAGGCTGTAAATAAGAAAAAAACAATGTTTGCATTGAATATTAAATATTATTTTATAATTTTGGATGCAAACGTCTTTTAATATGAAAACCAAACTTTTTTCCCCGTTAATTATTTTAACTATTTTCCTTTTTTCTTGCAACAATTCCGGCAAGGTAGAAGTGAAAGATACCTCTGAAATGCATAAGGCTACACAAGAAGAAATAGACCAACTAATGGAAAATTTTATTCTTGCCGAAAGTGGAAGTACTATTCAAATACCGGAAGGATTTTATGAACTTAACAATCAGCTAATTTTAGATGATGTTAAAAATGTAATAGTACAAGGTGCAGGAATGGACAAAACCATTATTTCGTTTAAAACCCTAAAAACGGGTGGCGAAGGAATAAAAGTGGCAGGAAGTAATAATGTTACTTTGCAAGATTTTACCGTTTATGATGCTCCTGGCGATGGAATTAAAACACAGCACTGTGATACTATGATTTTTAGAAGATTAAACACCACTTGGACAAATGGCGATAAATCTAAAAATGGAACTTATGCTCTTTATCCCGTACAATGCAAAAATGTAATAGTAGATGAATGTATAGCTTCTCACTCAAGAGATGCGGGCATTTATGTAGGGCAAAGTGAAAATGTAATAGTTAAAAACAGTACTGCCTTTGGAAACGTAGCAGGTATTGAAATAGAAAACTGCGATAATGCTGAAGTATATAATTGCAAAGCTTATGATAATGCAGGTGGAATATTAGTATTTAATTTACCGGGTTTAATGAAAGCTGATGCTTCAAACACCAGAATTTTTGATAATGAAATAATTGAAAACAACCACATCAACTTTGCATTAGATGATTCAACAAATAGCGGAAATGCCGTAACACAAATACCTCCTGGAAGTGGTGTAATTATTTTAGCAGGAAAAAATGTAGAAGTATTTAACAATAAAATATTAAGAAACAAAACTGTGGGAGTGGTAGTAGCCAGCTACCAAATAACACAATATCCTTTTGATACCAGCAATGGTTGGTCGCCATACTCTTATGATATTTATGTACATGATAATGAATATGAAAGACCTTCTGCTCTACCAGATTTAACTAAGGAATTAGGCAAACTTTTATCCATGAAAAATGCCTATGGAGCTATGAAAACCCAAGACATAGTATATGATGGAATATGGGACGATGCAAGGGGTAATGACATTACTAAAAACCCAATGAATATTTGCTTTAAAGAACCTCAAATTGATGATTTACATTTCTCTTACTATGAACTTTCAGAAAAAATAAGCGATATTAAATCATATAAAGACTACACCCCATTTGTTTGTGAACACGAAGTGCTTACAGACGTAACATCCCTAAAAGAACTATAAAAAAATGAAAAATGAAATTAAATTTAGCCTTATTGCAATAGCAATAGCAGTTACTGTTATTTATTCCTGTAAAACAGAAACAAAAAAAACAGAGGAAGTAACCATTGAACAAAAATTTCCTAAAGACATTAACTTTGATGAAGTGCCGTATAAGAATCTTTCTGACTACGGCTTTTTTATTGGTGCTCAAAATGAACTTAAACCTAATGAAGGAGTATTATTATATGAGCCTTCTTCTATGCTATTTACAGACTATGCTCATAAAAAAAGATTTGTATGGATGCCTAAAGGCAGTTCTGCCTCAATATTAGATAATGAATGGCAACAAATAGAATACCCTGACCATAGTATATTGATAAAAAACTTTTACTACCCAAAAGATTATAAAAATCCTGACGGAGCAGCAAATATTGTAGAAACAAGACTACTTGTAAAAAAAGATGGAAAGTGGGATGCCTATCCTTATGTGTGGAATGAAGAGCAAACCGAAGCAGAATATAAAGTAATAGGTGGTGTAATACCCACTACTTTTACTACAGATAATGGGGTAGAACACACTATAGATTATTTAGTTCCCAACAAACATCAATGCAAATCTTGCCACAATCAAGATGAAAAATTTAAACCTTTAGGTCCTAAAGCAAGAAATATGAATTATGATCTTGATTATGGAAATGGTGAAGTAAAAAACCAACTGGCTAAATGGGCTGAAATGGGCTACTTAAATAATTTTACAGCACCTGAAAACTACCAGTCTGTTCCAAATTATGATGATAAAAGTGTAGATTTAAACCATAGAGCCATGGCATATTTAGATGCAAACTGTGGACATTGCCATAACCCTACAGGACCAGCCAGCACTTCCGGTTTATTTTTAACTTATGAACAAACAGACACAAACAAATTAGGTTACTATAAAACGCCTGTTGCTGCCGGTTTAGGTGCAGGAAGTTTAACTTTTGATATACATCCCGGCAAAGCAGATTCTTCTATAATAGTATATAGAATGAACTCTACAAAACCCGGTGTTATGATGGCAGAATTAGGCAGAGTATCAATACACGAGGAAGGTATAGAACTAATAAGCGAGTGGATTAACAGCTTAAAGTAGTTTTATACTTCTTAATATAATTATTTACCCTGTCAGGGTAAGGGTAAAATTACGTACTATTAACCCATACAGAGTGAGTAACTCTAATTTAAAGTTAGAATTATGACTATCCGTAAAGATACCCATGAAATATTTTACATTAACTTTTCTTTAGAAGAAAAGTTACAAAAGAATCGCACTAAGTTTTCAGCGACCCATTATAACCTCAACTCCTAAAAATTAAAAACTCATCACTCCGTTCTTCAAACAGTTTAATTTTTTACGGAGTTTTCGGTTAATGGGTGCCCCGCTTACAAACTTAAGGTGCACTTTTTATCTGACCTTAATCAAAAATACGTTAAGAAATGATGTAAAACAGACATCCAAAATGAATGAAATTATAAAACAGTAAACAGACAAATTAGTATGCTCCTACAAGTAGAACCACTATGAGAAAACTAAAATTGAGCATACATTAATTTGTCCTCGTCTGTTTTACATCATTTTAGTGTTTTTGATTACAGTCTTGATTTTTTGTTACTTTTGTATCAAGACAAAAGTAAAAGACCACAAACTGTAATTCAAATTACTTAAACGTCCCAAGATGCTATCATAAAGCATAAATTATTGATATAATAACAGATAGTCATTTAGAATTTAATAAGTGTACTCGTTTGCTAAAGCATCAACTTTAAAATCGCTGGTGGTATAGAAATTTATTTCGGGGAAATCTTCTCGGGCTACTTTAAGTATCCAAGCACTGTCTGCCAAGAAAACGTCATTTCCTTCTTTATCTTGAACTATATTGCTGTGTTTTCTGCGTTTAAATTCATTCATTTGAGCTTCATTGTTGCTTTTTATCCAGCAAGCTTTATAGTAGTTTAAAGGTCTAAACTCAGCTGACGCTCCATATTCATTCAACAATCGGTATTGAATAACTTCAAATTGTAATTGCCCCACAGTTCCAATAATTTTTCTATTGCCTAAATTATGTATAAATAACTGTGCCACACCCTCATCACTTAACTGCTCCACACCTTTATCTAATTGCTTAGATTTCATAGGGTCTTTATTAATTACTTCTCTAAATAATTCTGGCGAAAAACTTGGTATTCCTTTATAGTACAGCTCCTCTCCTTCTGTTAGCGTATCGCCTATTTTAAAAGTACCTGTATCGTATAGTCCTATCACATCTCCCGGAAATGCTTCATCAATTATGCTCTTTTTCTGAGCCATAAAACTTGTGGGATTATTAAATCTTACTTTTTTATTTTGTCGGGTGTGCTGGTAAAAAGTATTTCTTTCAAATTTACCGCTGCAAACTCTCAAAAAAGCAATTCTATCTCTGTGTTTTGGGTCTAAATTGGCATGTATTTTAAACACAAAGCCTGTAAATTTATCTTCCGTAGGCTCTACTAAGCGTGCTTGTGTTTCCCTTGCTACAGGGTTTGGAGCAAAATCAATAAAAATATCCAGCATTTCTTTTACGCCAAAATTATTAACAGCACTCCCAAAAAATACAGGAGCTACTTTGCCTGCTAAATAAGGTTTTGGGTCAAATTTCCCATACACTCCATCTATTAATTCTACATCTTCTCTAAGTTGGTCGGCAAAGGTTTTTCCTACTTGTTTATCTAATTCGGGTGTGGCTAAATCTTTAAATTTTATTACATTATCTTGTGTTTGCCCCGCTTGAAATAAGTTTAATTCTTTTGCCGCTAAATTATAAACGCCTTTAAAAGCCGTTCCCATTCCAATAGGCCATGTTAATGGAATAGCATGAATGTTTAGTTTTTCGTCCAATTCACCAAGCAAATCATAAGGATCACGACCGTCTCTATCTAATTTATTTATAAAAACTATAACGGGCGTATTTCTCATTCGGCAAACTTCCATTAATCTTTCTGTTTGCTCTTCCACACCTTTTACGCAGTCTATAACCAAAATAACACTATCTACGGCAGTTAAAGTTCTATAAGTGTCTTCAGCAAAATCTTTGTGTCCTGGAGTATCTAATATATTAATAAGTTTATCGGCATATTCAAATGCCATAACGGACGTAGCCACAGAAATACCTCTTTGCTTTTCTATTTCCATAAAATCTGAGGTGGTAGATTTTTTTATCTTATTAGATTTTACAGCTCCGGCAGTTTGTATAGCTCCACCAAACAACAACAGTTTTTCTGTAAGCGTTGTTTTTCCCGAATCGGGGTGAGCAATTACGGCAAAGGTTTTTCTTTTACTTATTTCTTCTTTTAAACTCATTTTTGGTCTTTAGTCTTTAGTTGTTGGTCGGTGGTTGTTGCTTATTTTGCTTAAAACAAAGTTCCGAACCATAAACACAGTTCGGAACTTTAAAAATATTAATAATTTGGTATTATCCTAACAATCCATTTACTCTTCTCACAGCTTCTGCACTTTCTGCCATTTTAGCTTTTTCGGCATCGTTAAGTTCTATTTCTACTATTTTTTCTACGCCATTTTTACCCAAAATAACAGGAACACCTATACAAATATCTTTCATTCCATATTCGCCATCTAACATAACAGAACAAGGCATTAATTTCTTTTGGTCGCATACTATAGCTTGTACTAACTCAGATACAGCTGCACCCGGAGCGTACCATGCACTTGTACCTAACATTTTGGTTAAAGTAGCACCACCTACTTTTGTAGCTTCCATTAATTCATCAATTCTTTCTTCGCTTAAAAATTTACTTATAGGCAATCCTCTGTATCTTGCTAATCTTGTTAAAGGAATCATTCCTGTGTCGCTATGTCCACCTAAAACCATTCCGTCCACATCACTTGTAGGGCATTCTAAAGCTTCAGCAATTCTGTATTGAAAACGTGCACTGTCTAAAGCACCACCCATTCCAATAATTCTATTTTTAGGTAATCCTGTACTTTTGTGTGCTAAATAAGTCATAGTATCCATAGGATTGCTTACTACTATAATAATAGCCTCCGGAGAATGTTTTAATATATTTTCAGTTACAGTTTTAACTATTCCTGCATTAATGCCAATTAATTCTTCTCTGCTCATACCCGGTTTTCTTGGTATTCCGCTTGTTATAACTACTACTTTACTTCCGGCAGTTTTGCTATAATCGTTTGTAGAACCCACTATTCTGGTATTAAACCTATTATAAACAGATGTTTGCATTAAATCCATAGCTTTACCTTCGGCAAAATCTTCTTTAATGTCTAAAAGCACCACTTCCGATGCAAAATTTTTAATGGCAATATACTCGGCACAACTTGCACCTACGTTGCCTGCTCCTATTACAGATACTTTCATTTTATAGATATTTTATTTTTAAATTTGAATAACAAGTGCAAAGATACTTAATTTTACAATTAAGTTAAAGTTAGTTTATCGTTACAAAAAGTTAAGAGTAAATAATTACCTTAGCACACTTGAAATAAAAAAAGTTTGATGAAAAAAGTATTTTTAAGTGTTTTTACCATAATCTCAATTGCATTAAATGCACAACAATCGGGTTGGTGTGGCACTCAAATAAGTAAAGAATGGATGGACGCTTTTTACCAAAGAGATAAAAGCCATTTAACACATAAATCTTTAAATCCGGTTACGCTACCTATCTCCTACCATATTGTAGGTATGGACAACGGAACAGGCTATTATGGATTAAATGAATTATTTCGTTCACATTGCGAGTTACAATCTTTGTACGATAATGCTAATATAACTTTCTACATTTATGAGATTGACTATATTAATAATACCGATTTTTATAACGGTGTAAATACCTATGGTTTATTTCAGCAAAGCAATAACCCCAACACCATTAATGTATATATAGTGGATAACATGGACGGAGTTTGTGGTTATAGTTTTGTTCCTCAACCCTATGATAACCAAGGCTGGCCGGGGCCAAACAGAGGGGGCGTAATGCTTCAAAAAGGCTGTATGCAGGTTAATAATACTACATACAGACACGAAATGGGACATTACTTAAATTTACCGCACACATTTTATGGCTGGGAAGGCGAACCAACTCCTGATAATTCGCAAAATGCTCCGAGCACTATTAATGGCTCTGCAGTAGAACGTGCCAATGGTACAAATTGCAATAATTCTGGAGATGGCTTTTGTGATACGCCACCAGATTATATTAGCGATAGATGGAGTTGTTCTTTTGCCAGAACTTTTATAGATCCTGTAGGAAATTCTTTTAATGTAGATGACAATAATTTTATGTCGTACAGCAATGACGGCTGTGCTCAATATTTAAGCGATGACCAATATGCAGAAGTAAATGCTGCGGCTGCTAACCACAGACCTTATTTGCTTACTTTGCCTGTGCCAGATGAAATTATTATGAATACTATTAATTCTACTTTTCCTCCTGATAGTTCTAATAACTTAAACTCATCAAATATTGTATTCAAATGGGAAGCAGATGAAAATGCACAATTTTATCAAATACAAATTACCCAAAATAACTTTATTAATCCACTTATTGATGAAGTAACAACAGATACATTTTATGTTTTTCAAAATGCTAACATAAATACTAATTATCAATATCGTGTAAAACCAGTTAATTTATTAAATACTTGCACTAATTACAGCAATATAAAAGGTATTAAAACTTCTCCAAGAAAGGCAACAATAGTAACTACAAACTTAGATTGCCCAGAAAGTACTAACGGTGAAGCTACAATTTCCATTACAGGAAATTACACATCTGCAACATATAAATGGTACGAAGGTCTTAATAGTACTAATGAAATCCCTTTTGAATATACAAATTCCATTTCCGGATTAAGTGCAGGCGATTATTCTGTAATAGCTATTATTAATAATATAGATACACTATTTACTTCTTTTACAATAGCCGCTTCTAACCCTATAAATGTTTCCATTATTGAAAACAACGGAGCTTTAATAGCTTCCATTTCGGGAGGTGTGCCCCCCTACTCTTTTACTTGGCAAAACGGTGCTACTACACTAACTATTAACGACCCCGTAGTAGGCGAAAATTACTTAGTTGTATTAGATCAAAATGGTTGTCAAAAAATAGCTACTTATAATTATCAAATAAGCAGTGTTAATGACATAAACAATACCTTAAACAATGTTTATTTAACACCAAATCCTTTAAATGGAAATGCTTTAAATATTTTTTATAATGCTAATAAAAGTGAAACTATAGCTATACGACTTTCTGATATAAATGGCAAAACTTTAAATACTAAAGAAGTAGTTTCTAAAGAAGGAAAAAATAAAGTTACTCTTAATAATTTGAATTTAGCTGGAGGTGTTTATTTTGTTAATTTAAGTATAAATGGTTCAAGCATTACTAAAAAGTTAATGGTGCTAAACTAATGCTTTCCACCTATTGTGCCTTTCAAAAAACGAGTAAAAAACGTCATCCTCAACTTGATTGGAGATCTCTTTAACGTTTTTTACAGTTAGATTCTCTATAAATTTCTATGTAAACTACAAAATTTTCGGGACAAACGAGGTAATGTGTGTAATACGCCCCCTGCTGTCATTCCGACCAACGGGAGGAATCTACCTTATAATAGAATTAATGTAAGATACCTCATTCTTCGGATGACACACAGCAGTGTTTCTTTGCGTCTTTGCGAGAAAACACTAATCAACCAATAAGGCAGATACCTCACTCCGTTCGGGATGACGGTCTTATTGTGTCCAAACTCACAATAGGTTAACTTTCAATAAACTTAATCTGAAATATACGCTTAGTTTTTTCGGTTATAGCAAATCTATGGTCTATTCTTTGATTGACTAACCAAACTAATTTTTCTTCAGAAAATAATACCCACGTCTGTTCTTTAGAACGTGCATCTATTTTTTGGTCTTTTAAATATTTAGAAATTTTCTTTTTTGCCGGTTTATTGTTTTCTTTTATAAATCCATAAGGGTAAAAATAATCGCCCGGCTTCCATTTTCTTAATATTAAAGGAAAAGTTAGTTTATCGGCATCTAAATAAGCATATTCTTTACCTTTATTTATTTTAGATAGCTTAGATATTGGTTTTAAAACTAAACGAAAAATGCCATTTTCAAATACTATTTTAGTCTGCTTGCTACTGATATAATGTACTTTACTTTCACTTAAATTTTCAACAGCGGTAATGTAAATAAACTTTTTATCTATTAAAACTCTATTTTTTTCATTTAGATAAATTTTATGCTCATCACTATCAAAACCTTTTATCATATCCTGAACATCATCTTTATTAAAACTATAATCTCTCATAATTTCAAAAAGAAGAGTTTCATATCCTTCCACTTTTTGCAATGCTTTAATAGAAATAATTTTATCGCAGTTAGCTTCTTTTACAAGTTTATTTTTCCAATGCTCAACAAAACTATTATACAATTTTTCTATCTCATTCCACCGCTCAAAGTGATTAATAAACGTTGGATACAAACCTGCATTTATTTCTTTCATTACAGGAATTAACGTATGCCTTATTTTATTTCTGTCATATTTTACACTTTTGTTAGAGCTATCTTCTCTATAATGAATATTATTAGTAGCTATGTAAGTCAAAATTTCATCAACAGAAGTTTCTAAAAAAGGGCGTACAATATTTCCATTTTTTGCTTGCATGCCTCTCACGCCTCTTATGCCTGTACCTTTTGCCAGCTTAAATAAAACGGTTTCTATATTATCATCTAAATGATGAGCCGTGGCAATACCTACAGCATTATTTTCTTTCCTTATTTTTTCAAGCCAATTATATCTCAGTTCTCGTGCCGTTTCTTGTATAGACAAGCCTTTTTCCTTTGATATTTTTTCCGTCTCAAAAACTATTTCATTATAAGGAATATTATTTTTTGCACAATAATTTTTAATAAACTTAGCGTCTTCATCACTTTCATTGCCTCTTAATGTAAAATTGCAGTGAGCCACTATAATTTTAAAATCATTTTTATATAATAAATGAACTAAAGCCATAGAATCTTTACCACCACTTACCGCTACAATTAAGTTCTGATTTAAAGAAAATAAACTGTGTTTATCTATAAATTGAAAGACCTTTTTTTCCACAAAAACAAAGGTATGCTATTATTAATGTTTTATCACAACAAAGCAATTTTAAAATTCAGATGATATGTATCCACAAAATAAAGCTTAACATTTATTTTTTCCTTACTTTTGTGTTTCTTTTTGGCTAAGAAAATAAGTTAATGTCTAAATACGATAAATACGAGATAGTAATAGGATTAGAAGTTCATGCTCAGCTTTCTACACAAAGCAAAATGTATGCTACAGATAGTGCGGCTTTTGGTGGCAGTCCTAATAGTCATATAAGTCCTTTAACGCTGGGACACCCAGGTACACTACCAAAAGTGAATAAAAAAGCTATAGACTACGCTATAAAAATGGGCTTAGCTACTAACTGCAATATTACTTCTTTTAATGGTTTTGCCCGTAAAAATTATTTTTATGCCGATTTGCCTAAAGGCTATCAAATTACCCAAGATAAAACGCCTATTTGTACAAAGGGACATCTAAATATAAAGGTAAACGACACACAAAAAGAAATAGGAATAACCAGAATACACCTTGAGGAGGATGCCGGAAAAAGTATTCACGATTTAGACCCATACAACACACTTATAGATTTAAACAGAGCGGGCGTACCTTTAATAGAAATAGTAAGTGAGCCGGACATGAGAAGCTCTGAAGAAGCTTACCAATATCTTACAGAAGTAAGAAAACTACTACGCTACTTAGAAATATGCGATGGCAATATGGAAGAAGGAAGTATGAGGTGTGATGCTAATATTTCGGTAAGACTAAAAGGAGCGAAAGAATTTGGAGAAAGATGTGAAGTAAAAAACATGAACTCTATAAGAAATGTGGCTAAAGCAATAGAAC
The sequence above is drawn from the Chitinophagales bacterium genome and encodes:
- a CDS encoding S8 family peptidase, translating into MKTALSFVLSFFIFCSHAEIVAVKLCDVNKQEFVKSIKENGGEILTFTEHNEYALIKNATQVNLSSFCYYANVRVKDNVLCFETNKILLKTNGNLSENITKLYKMEANPFIPNIYSIETDAKNIDELNAKINEIKSQNWCAYVQANQFFTMQSTSSDTYYSYQWAIENNGTANQGGGTPGADMSVDSAWTITQGSVSIKIAILDSGVDTTHEDLKPNLLQGYDGFANDTSDTEGYPTPNFSSDGHGTACAGIAAAVADNNKGIAGIANLCQIVPIRIFYYKDYGSGIGVQPTTSTDALLNGSAYAWRYANADVMSVSAGLLPLHIAFLNINTQLVSDEIEAAYYQGRNGFGVPMFFSSGNEDDADVLWPADLYTTIAVGASSMCDERKNPTDCSSENWGSSYGDMLDVVAPGVKIATTDMTGGNGYNSGSYTFTFNGTSAACPNAAGVGALILSVNDSLHARDVKNILRITAERVGAYNYDSVDVYGTWNEEMGYGRINAFEAVKLAQTYESTVPIKQVVSEETKVSIYPNPNEGKVLIINDNTFAVEIDIYDVLGRFIDNISLQTKENTPYYFEQKGYYILKEQQSGKVFKVLVE
- a CDS encoding right-handed parallel beta-helix repeat-containing protein; amino-acid sequence: MKTKLFSPLIILTIFLFSCNNSGKVEVKDTSEMHKATQEEIDQLMENFILAESGSTIQIPEGFYELNNQLILDDVKNVIVQGAGMDKTIISFKTLKTGGEGIKVAGSNNVTLQDFTVYDAPGDGIKTQHCDTMIFRRLNTTWTNGDKSKNGTYALYPVQCKNVIVDECIASHSRDAGIYVGQSENVIVKNSTAFGNVAGIEIENCDNAEVYNCKAYDNAGGILVFNLPGLMKADASNTRIFDNEIIENNHINFALDDSTNSGNAVTQIPPGSGVIILAGKNVEVFNNKILRNKTVGVVVASYQITQYPFDTSNGWSPYSYDIYVHDNEYERPSALPDLTKELGKLLSMKNAYGAMKTQDIVYDGIWDDARGNDITKNPMNICFKEPQIDDLHFSYYELSEKISDIKSYKDYTPFVCEHEVLTDVTSLKEL
- a CDS encoding peptide chain release factor 3, with protein sequence MSLKEEISKRKTFAVIAHPDSGKTTLTEKLLLFGGAIQTAGAVKSNKIKKSTTSDFMEIEKQRGISVATSVMAFEYADKLINILDTPGHKDFAEDTYRTLTAVDSVILVIDCVKGVEEQTERLMEVCRMRNTPVIVFINKLDRDGRDPYDLLGELDEKLNIHAIPLTWPIGMGTAFKGVYNLAAKELNLFQAGQTQDNVIKFKDLATPELDKQVGKTFADQLREDVELIDGVYGKFDPKPYLAGKVAPVFFGSAVNNFGVKEMLDIFIDFAPNPVARETQARLVEPTEDKFTGFVFKIHANLDPKHRDRIAFLRVCSGKFERNTFYQHTRQNKKVRFNNPTSFMAQKKSIIDEAFPGDVIGLYDTGTFKIGDTLTEGEELYYKGIPSFSPELFREVINKDPMKSKQLDKGVEQLSDEGVAQLFIHNLGNRKIIGTVGQLQFEVIQYRLLNEYGASAEFRPLNYYKACWIKSNNEAQMNEFKRRKHSNIVQDKEGNDVFLADSAWILKVAREDFPEINFYTTSDFKVDALANEYTY
- the mdh gene encoding malate dehydrogenase, with product MKVSVIGAGNVGASCAEYIAIKNFASEVVLLDIKEDFAEGKAMDLMQTSVYNRFNTRIVGSTNDYSKTAGSKVVVITSGIPRKPGMSREELIGINAGIVKTVTENILKHSPEAIIIVVSNPMDTMTYLAHKSTGLPKNRIIGMGGALDSARFQYRIAEALECPTSDVDGMVLGGHSDTGMIPLTRLARYRGLPISKFLSEERIDELMEATKVGGATLTKMLGTSAWYAPGAAVSELVQAIVCDQKKLMPCSVMLDGEYGMKDICIGVPVILGKNGVEKIVEIELNDAEKAKMAESAEAVRRVNGLLG
- a CDS encoding T9SS type A sorting domain-containing protein, giving the protein MKKVFLSVFTIISIALNAQQSGWCGTQISKEWMDAFYQRDKSHLTHKSLNPVTLPISYHIVGMDNGTGYYGLNELFRSHCELQSLYDNANITFYIYEIDYINNTDFYNGVNTYGLFQQSNNPNTINVYIVDNMDGVCGYSFVPQPYDNQGWPGPNRGGVMLQKGCMQVNNTTYRHEMGHYLNLPHTFYGWEGEPTPDNSQNAPSTINGSAVERANGTNCNNSGDGFCDTPPDYISDRWSCSFARTFIDPVGNSFNVDDNNFMSYSNDGCAQYLSDDQYAEVNAAAANHRPYLLTLPVPDEIIMNTINSTFPPDSSNNLNSSNIVFKWEADENAQFYQIQITQNNFINPLIDEVTTDTFYVFQNANINTNYQYRVKPVNLLNTCTNYSNIKGIKTSPRKATIVTTNLDCPESTNGEATISITGNYTSATYKWYEGLNSTNEIPFEYTNSISGLSAGDYSVIAIINNIDTLFTSFTIAASNPINVSIIENNGALIASISGGVPPYSFTWQNGATTLTINDPVVGENYLVVLDQNGCQKIATYNYQISSVNDINNTLNNVYLTPNPLNGNALNIFYNANKSETIAIRLSDINGKTLNTKEVVSKEGKNKVTLNNLNLAGGVYFVNLSINGSSITKKLMVLN